A single window of Leptolyngbya ohadii IS1 DNA harbors:
- the sufU gene encoding Fe-S cluster assembly sulfur transfer protein SufU → MSLDNLRDLYQQVILERYKKPRNRGKTDPIDRYQKGHNPSCGDTIEITLHLTASENGAGDRIEDVKFEGEGCAIAMASADLMADALRGKTTTEALEMVQKFQSMMRGEAEFPQELRKLNVMQGVAQFPVRIKCANLSWHTLRAAIELAQNAEPAGFVSNE, encoded by the coding sequence ATGTCCCTGGACAACCTGCGCGATCTTTATCAACAGGTGATTCTGGAGCGGTACAAAAAGCCCCGGAATCGCGGTAAAACTGACCCGATCGATCGCTATCAAAAAGGTCACAATCCCTCCTGCGGGGACACGATCGAGATAACTCTGCACCTGACTGCTTCTGAGAATGGAGCGGGCGATCGGATTGAGGATGTGAAATTTGAGGGCGAGGGCTGTGCGATCGCGATGGCTTCGGCGGATCTCATGGCAGATGCGCTGCGGGGCAAAACCACAACGGAAGCCTTGGAAATGGTGCAGAAGTTCCAGTCCATGATGCGCGGGGAAGCCGAGTTTCCCCAGGAGCTACGCAAGCTGAACGTGATGCAGGGCGTGGCTCAGTTTCCCGTGCGAATAAAGTGCGCTAATCTGTCCTGGCATACGCTAAGGGCAGCGATCGAGCTGGCACAGAACGCGGAACCCGCTGGATTTGTCAGCAACGAATAA
- a CDS encoding Crp/Fnr family transcriptional regulator has protein sequence MQATLTQLQSISVFAAAQEHDLTDLIPNTAIHSYLSGEIVMQEGDRLLPRLHALVGGTVRVTKTSITGKETILRLLSEGDIFAAPALFGNGIAPANVTAETDVQVLTIDRTALLQAIQKTPEIALSMLSLFNQRLQQLHNTVHGLVSERAIVRLIRYLEYFAAEHGTEQTQDGILLKSSLSYYQIARSIGITYEECVRLFKQLQPIVSYRRGGKITVQDWKKLDALCQDSH, from the coding sequence ATGCAGGCAACCCTTACCCAACTCCAATCCATTTCCGTCTTTGCTGCTGCCCAGGAGCATGACCTGACGGATCTGATTCCCAATACCGCGATTCACTCCTATTTATCCGGGGAAATCGTGATGCAGGAGGGCGATCGTCTGCTGCCCCGTCTCCATGCTCTAGTGGGCGGAACAGTGCGCGTTACAAAGACTTCTATCACAGGCAAGGAAACGATTCTGCGGTTGCTGTCCGAAGGCGATATCTTCGCGGCTCCGGCTCTGTTTGGCAACGGCATTGCCCCCGCAAACGTCACGGCGGAAACGGATGTGCAGGTGTTGACGATCGATCGAACTGCCCTCCTCCAGGCAATTCAGAAAACACCGGAAATTGCCCTCAGTATGCTCAGCTTGTTTAACCAGCGGTTGCAGCAGCTCCATAACACTGTGCATGGCTTAGTTTCCGAGCGGGCGATCGTGCGGCTAATTCGCTATCTGGAATACTTTGCGGCGGAACACGGCACCGAGCAAACCCAGGACGGCATTCTGCTCAAGTCCAGCCTGTCCTACTATCAAATTGCCCGCAGTATTGGCATCACCTACGAAGAATGTGTGCGGCTGTTCAAACAGCTTCAGCCGATCGTCTCCTATCGCCGAGGCGGCAAAATTACGGTGCAGGACTGGAAGAAGCTAGATGCCCTCTGCCAGGACAGTCATTGA
- a CDS encoding Ycf51 family protein translates to MLTTAAFLQYAQWTAIAALVFAVLTGLAFLLKWGIRFRMVGVTGFTLVLAVGLFALGLVPFTRTVIPGSVRFSTIYDAGSTIAVIAVPPTITEEQLEATLKQAAYDLYSYGRLSRGNEKLVIRARTILHPEPGLSQPLILGEVRRSLQERDDAEMEIRVFPQNLAKLPQPAEAAS, encoded by the coding sequence ATGCTAACGACTGCTGCTTTCCTTCAATACGCCCAATGGACGGCGATCGCTGCGCTGGTATTTGCTGTGTTAACGGGGCTGGCGTTTCTGCTGAAGTGGGGTATTCGCTTCCGGATGGTTGGCGTGACGGGCTTTACGCTAGTGCTGGCAGTGGGTCTGTTTGCGCTGGGTCTGGTTCCCTTTACTCGCACCGTGATCCCCGGTTCCGTCAGATTTTCCACGATCTATGATGCGGGTTCAACGATTGCCGTGATTGCCGTGCCGCCGACTATTACCGAGGAGCAGCTTGAGGCAACCCTGAAGCAGGCAGCCTACGACCTATACTCCTACGGACGACTGAGCCGGGGCAACGAAAAGCTGGTGATTCGGGCACGGACGATTCTGCATCCAGAGCCGGGGTTGAGCCAGCCGCTAATTTTGGGCGAGGTGCGTCGATCGCTTCAAGAGCGGGACGATGCAGAAATGGAGATTCGTGTGTTTCCACAAAACCTGGCAAAGTTACCCCAACCTGCCGAAGCCGCCAGCTAA
- a CDS encoding aspartate aminotransferase: protein MLSWITPAERLQALPPYVFARLDELKARAREQGLDLIDLGMGNPDGATPEPIVEAAIHALKNPATHGYPPFEGTASFRRAITDWYHRRYGVSLDPDGEALPLLGSKEGLGHLAIAYINPGDLILVPSPSYPVHFRGPVIAGGKIHPIMLSAENDWLIDLTKIPDAVAEQAKIFFFNYPSNPTTATAPREFFEEIVKFARKYEILLVHDQAYAELAFDGFQPTSLLEIDGAKDFSVEFHTMSKTYNMAGWRVGFVVGNRHVIQGLRTLKTNLDYGIFAALQAAAETALQLPDQYVHEVQERYRTRRDFLIKGLAELGWDIPKTKATMYLWIPCPSGISSTDFALSVLQQTGVVVTPGNAFGAGGEGYVRISLIAECDRLQQALDRLKQAGIRYA, encoded by the coding sequence ATGCTGAGTTGGATCACCCCCGCTGAACGGCTGCAAGCTCTGCCCCCCTATGTATTTGCCCGCCTGGACGAACTGAAAGCCCGTGCCCGTGAGCAGGGATTGGATTTAATCGATCTGGGCATGGGCAACCCAGACGGAGCCACCCCAGAACCGATCGTCGAAGCCGCCATCCACGCCCTCAAAAATCCCGCCACCCACGGCTATCCGCCCTTTGAAGGAACCGCCAGCTTCCGACGCGCCATTACCGACTGGTATCATCGCCGCTACGGCGTTTCCCTTGACCCCGATGGAGAGGCACTGCCGCTGCTGGGTTCTAAGGAAGGATTGGGGCATTTGGCGATCGCCTACATCAATCCGGGAGATCTGATCCTGGTTCCAAGTCCGTCCTACCCGGTGCATTTCCGAGGTCCGGTGATTGCGGGAGGTAAAATCCATCCGATCATGCTGTCGGCGGAAAACGATTGGCTGATCGACCTGACGAAAATCCCGGATGCGGTTGCGGAGCAGGCAAAAATTTTCTTCTTCAACTATCCCAGCAACCCGACGACCGCTACTGCACCGCGCGAATTCTTTGAGGAAATCGTTAAGTTTGCCCGGAAGTACGAAATTCTGCTGGTTCACGATCAGGCGTATGCAGAGCTGGCTTTTGACGGCTTCCAGCCGACGAGCCTCTTAGAAATTGATGGCGCGAAGGATTTCAGCGTCGAGTTCCACACGATGTCTAAAACCTATAACATGGCAGGCTGGCGAGTCGGCTTTGTGGTGGGCAATCGCCATGTGATTCAGGGACTCCGCACGCTCAAGACCAATCTGGACTACGGCATTTTTGCTGCCCTCCAAGCCGCTGCCGAGACTGCGCTCCAGCTTCCCGACCAATACGTGCATGAAGTGCAGGAACGCTACCGTACTCGCCGCGATTTCCTGATTAAGGGGTTGGCGGAACTGGGCTGGGACATCCCCAAAACCAAAGCTACGATGTATCTCTGGATTCCCTGTCCCTCTGGCATTAGCTCTACCGATTTTGCTCTATCTGTCCTCCAGCAAACGGGCGTTGTCGTCACTCCCGGTAACGCCTTTGGGGCAGGAGGTGAAGGCTACGTGCGAATTAGTTTGATTGCGGAATGCGATCGGCTTCAGCAGGCACTCGATCGACTGAAGCAGGCTGGAATTCGGTATGCGTAG
- a CDS encoding 3'(2'),5'-bisphosphate nucleotidase CysQ family protein, whose amino-acid sequence MTQQNLDSILPTARAIGWGAAKILRAYYRGEPMQDGTVRELKIQDKKDGPVTAADLAVNQYVLSKLEAEFGTADFGYLSEETYKAKAAPEPLPHEWVWILDPLDGTRDFIDKTGEFAFHLALAYQGRPMLAIVACPELDKLYYATHGGGTFMENPTGDVQPVRVSDDDDITKLTVVVSRTHRDDRFNAMLKQLPCQNQLAVGSVGGKIAAIVDRRADVYLSLSGKSAPKDWDMAAPELILTEAGGKFTHADGSPLRYNQGDVNQWGCLIASNGTCHEELCAIASQLLAEG is encoded by the coding sequence ATGACCCAGCAGAACTTAGATTCAATCCTGCCCACGGCTAGAGCGATCGGCTGGGGAGCAGCGAAAATTCTGCGGGCTTACTATCGCGGTGAACCGATGCAGGATGGCACTGTCCGCGAGCTGAAGATTCAGGATAAGAAAGATGGTCCGGTGACGGCGGCAGATCTGGCGGTGAATCAGTATGTGCTGAGCAAGCTGGAAGCGGAATTTGGCACAGCGGATTTTGGCTACCTGAGCGAGGAAACCTACAAGGCAAAAGCTGCCCCCGAACCGCTGCCCCACGAGTGGGTCTGGATTCTCGATCCGCTGGACGGTACGCGGGATTTTATCGATAAAACCGGAGAGTTTGCCTTCCATCTGGCACTGGCGTATCAGGGTCGTCCAATGCTGGCGATCGTCGCTTGTCCGGAACTGGATAAGCTTTACTACGCGACGCACGGCGGCGGGACGTTTATGGAAAACCCCACAGGAGATGTTCAGCCCGTCCGAGTCTCGGATGACGATGACATTACAAAGCTCACAGTGGTTGTGAGCCGCACCCATCGAGACGATCGATTTAACGCCATGCTGAAGCAGTTGCCCTGTCAGAATCAGCTTGCGGTGGGCAGTGTGGGCGGCAAGATTGCAGCAATTGTCGATCGGCGGGCGGATGTCTATCTCTCTCTATCGGGCAAGTCGGCTCCGAAGGACTGGGACATGGCGGCTCCGGAGTTAATCCTCACCGAGGCGGGCGGTAAGTTTACCCATGCGGACGGTTCTCCCCTGCGCTACAACCAGGGCGACGTGAATCAGTGGGGCTGTCTGATTGCCAGTAACGGCACCTGCCATGAGGAACTTTGCGCGATCGCCTCTCAACTGCTGGCGGAAGGATAA
- a CDS encoding VOC family protein gives MSCNTAFNLQLGELDFYQDVLEFEVINRSEVEGRLIWALLKQDDVHFMFLPAEPTEKDDRPALIYFCEDDAAIVQAALCAAGYSPDFFQEMISPLPPIAKIKIRSMRTKNAATGRPTKRN, from the coding sequence ATGAGCTGCAATACTGCCTTTAATCTTCAATTGGGTGAGCTTGACTTTTATCAGGACGTGCTGGAGTTTGAAGTGATTAACCGCAGCGAAGTTGAGGGACGGCTCATCTGGGCTTTGCTGAAGCAGGATGATGTCCACTTTATGTTCTTGCCTGCCGAACCCACGGAAAAAGACGATCGCCCTGCCCTAATCTACTTTTGCGAAGACGATGCCGCGATCGTTCAGGCTGCTCTCTGTGCCGCAGGATACTCCCCTGATTTCTTCCAGGAAATGATCTCCCCCCTCCCCCCGATCGCTAAAATAAAAATCCGAAGTATGAGAACCAAAAATGCTGCCACGGGAAGACCTACTAAAAGGAATTGA
- a CDS encoding iron-containing alcohol dehydrogenase family protein has translation MTDSDLSPPVLSIAPAQVARGTGILAQMGSAIARFGQRLLIIGGDRSLAVIRPLLESIAAEQGIALAEASYGQDCSETALAALRQAAADHRAEVILGVGGGKALDAAKLVAHQCNLPIVTVPTSGATCAAWTALSNVYSEEGAFLYDVPLPQCPNLLILDYAIVETASRRTLVAGIGDALAKWYEASVSSGHSEQTLIIGAVQQARVLRDLLLQKSIEALNNPGSAVWREVVDASVLMAGVIGGLGGAQCRTVAAHAVHNGLTHLLQSHGTLHGEKVAFGILVQLRLEEMVQGNGLAAAARQQLLKFYGEIGLPQTLADLGLINVTLADLQRSAEVACRPNSDIHRLPFTVTPDQLMAAMVSTTAPIEARNPRTVSAEAVPSESVSFSSSEVNR, from the coding sequence ATGACTGACTCAGATTTATCGCCTCCCGTGCTATCGATCGCGCCTGCTCAAGTTGCCAGAGGCACAGGAATTCTGGCGCAAATGGGAAGTGCGATTGCCCGTTTTGGTCAACGTTTGCTGATAATTGGCGGCGATCGATCCCTGGCGGTCATCCGTCCTCTTCTGGAGTCGATCGCAGCGGAGCAGGGAATTGCCCTGGCAGAAGCTTCCTATGGGCAGGACTGTAGCGAAACGGCACTGGCAGCACTGCGGCAGGCGGCGGCAGATCATCGAGCGGAGGTGATTCTGGGCGTGGGCGGCGGTAAGGCATTGGACGCAGCAAAACTGGTGGCGCATCAGTGCAATCTGCCGATCGTCACGGTTCCCACGTCAGGAGCAACCTGCGCGGCATGGACGGCTTTATCGAATGTGTATTCCGAGGAAGGGGCATTTCTCTACGATGTGCCTCTGCCCCAGTGCCCGAATTTGCTAATTCTGGATTATGCGATTGTGGAAACGGCTTCGCGTCGGACGTTGGTTGCCGGAATCGGGGATGCCCTGGCGAAGTGGTACGAGGCGTCGGTGAGCAGCGGGCATTCAGAACAGACTTTAATTATCGGGGCGGTACAGCAGGCGCGAGTCTTGCGGGATTTACTGCTGCAAAAGTCGATCGAGGCGCTGAACAATCCCGGTAGCGCAGTCTGGCGAGAAGTGGTGGATGCCTCGGTGCTGATGGCAGGCGTGATCGGCGGTTTGGGTGGGGCGCAGTGTCGCACGGTGGCGGCTCATGCAGTTCACAACGGGCTGACCCATCTGCTGCAAAGTCACGGCACGCTGCACGGCGAAAAGGTTGCCTTTGGGATTCTGGTTCAGCTTCGGCTGGAGGAAATGGTGCAGGGCAACGGACTGGCGGCGGCGGCAAGACAGCAGCTTCTTAAGTTCTACGGTGAAATTGGACTACCGCAAACCCTGGCGGATCTGGGACTGATTAATGTAACGCTGGCAGACCTTCAGCGATCGGCGGAAGTTGCCTGTCGTCCGAATTCGGATATTCATCGTCTGCCCTTTACCGTCACGCCCGATCAGCTCATGGCGGCAATGGTTTCAACAACCGCTCCCATAGAGGCAAGAAATCCAAGGACGGTCTCGGCGGAAGCGGTTCCTTCCGAGTCGGTTTCCTTTTCTAGCAGCGAGGTAAACCGATAA
- a CDS encoding photosystem II S4 domain protein, whose protein sequence is MLPREDLLKGIENREAAVRVIDQADTAIKTWEVVCTDFLSPPELAEVQRMFSRLVDVHFLTWGGYPQAERQRVAIARADLPLDQSQVELAALEIAGNFLFDPASHRDFLGALLGTGIVREKVGDLIVLGERGAQAIVVPDLVDFLEMNLTQVRSVPVKTRRIDLSELKIQPPKRKEMTTVEASMRLDAIASAGFGMSRSKMADLITAGDVRVNWKETTQPSHILKPGDLVAIRGKGRLEVGEMAVTKKDRYRVQLTRLA, encoded by the coding sequence ATGCTGCCACGGGAAGACCTACTAAAAGGAATTGAAAATCGAGAAGCTGCTGTTCGTGTGATTGATCAGGCAGATACCGCCATTAAGACCTGGGAAGTGGTCTGCACAGATTTTTTGTCGCCGCCCGAACTGGCGGAGGTGCAGCGGATGTTTTCCCGGCTGGTAGACGTGCATTTCCTGACCTGGGGGGGCTACCCGCAGGCAGAAAGACAGCGTGTGGCGATCGCCCGTGCAGATCTGCCGCTGGATCAGTCGCAAGTAGAGCTTGCTGCCCTGGAAATTGCCGGAAACTTTCTGTTTGACCCTGCCAGCCATCGAGATTTTCTGGGGGCACTGCTGGGGACGGGCATTGTGCGGGAAAAGGTGGGTGATCTAATTGTGCTGGGCGAGCGGGGGGCACAGGCGATCGTTGTCCCTGATCTGGTGGACTTCCTGGAAATGAATTTGACCCAGGTGCGATCGGTTCCAGTGAAAACGCGCCGGATTGACCTGAGCGAACTCAAGATTCAGCCCCCAAAACGGAAGGAAATGACGACTGTAGAAGCCTCAATGCGTCTGGATGCGATCGCCTCTGCGGGGTTTGGGATGTCGCGCAGCAAAATGGCGGATTTAATTACGGCAGGTGATGTGCGGGTGAACTGGAAGGAAACCACCCAGCCCAGCCATATCTTGAAACCGGGGGATCTGGTGGCAATTCGCGGCAAGGGACGCCTGGAGGTGGGGGAAATGGCAGTTACCAAGAAAGACCGCTATCGGGTGCAGTTGACCCGCCTGGCTTAG
- a CDS encoding endonuclease/exonuclease/phosphatase family protein: MRHSFRVGTFNVYNLLLPEISYYENRRYSLSEYEQKKRWIGGQLERMQADIVGFQEVFHAEALKEILADTSMYENARLIVGDRPSSNHPNSRPQKANDEKPKVALVSRFPVLQQEVIDRFPAAAQFDVEGVPIPLSHFSRPVICAELAVTENLTCTVMVVHLKSKRPIVPEGRDRHNPIEIAKGQARALIQRAAEAIALRVLLVEKLQKTRHPVILMGDINDSDRAVTSRIISGEPPDPDWQHEYKELVWDVLLYYAKEIQSKQMRGDFYYTHLHDAYYESLDHILVSQEFVSQNPKHLGRVKYVSVLNDHLLDKHLMDQPIEVWKSDHGQVVAQIELRN, encoded by the coding sequence ATGCGTCACTCCTTTCGCGTCGGAACTTTTAACGTCTATAATTTGCTGCTCCCAGAAATCTCCTACTACGAAAATCGCCGCTACAGCCTCTCCGAATATGAGCAAAAAAAGCGATGGATCGGCGGACAGCTTGAGCGAATGCAGGCAGACATTGTGGGCTTTCAGGAAGTGTTTCACGCAGAGGCATTAAAAGAGATCCTGGCTGATACATCAATGTACGAGAATGCCAGGCTGATTGTAGGCGATCGTCCCTCATCCAACCATCCAAACTCCCGCCCGCAAAAGGCAAACGATGAGAAGCCTAAAGTTGCCCTGGTGTCTCGCTTTCCCGTTCTGCAACAGGAAGTGATCGATCGCTTTCCCGCCGCCGCCCAGTTTGACGTGGAAGGAGTCCCAATTCCGCTCAGCCATTTTTCCCGTCCGGTCATTTGTGCCGAACTTGCCGTCACGGAAAATCTCACCTGTACGGTGATGGTCGTGCATCTCAAGTCCAAGCGTCCGATTGTGCCTGAAGGCAGGGATCGACATAATCCGATCGAAATTGCCAAAGGACAAGCCCGTGCCCTGATTCAGCGAGCCGCCGAAGCGATCGCCCTGCGCGTTCTACTAGTTGAAAAGCTGCAAAAAACGCGCCATCCGGTGATTCTCATGGGAGACATCAACGACAGCGATCGGGCAGTTACGTCGCGCATAATTTCGGGAGAACCCCCTGACCCGGACTGGCAGCATGAATACAAGGAACTCGTGTGGGATGTGCTGCTGTACTACGCGAAGGAGATTCAATCCAAACAAATGCGCGGCGATTTTTACTATACGCACCTGCACGATGCCTACTACGAGAGCCTTGATCACATTCTGGTGAGCCAGGAGTTTGTGTCGCAGAACCCTAAACATCTGGGGCGGGTCAAATATGTCTCTGTGCTGAATGATCATCTGCTAGACAAACATTTAATGGATCAGCCGATCGAGGTTTGGAAGTCCGATCACGGTCAGGTAGTGGCGCAGATTGAGTTAAGGAATTGA
- a CDS encoding VOC family protein has protein sequence MSCNTAFNLQLGELDFYQDVLEFEVINRSEVEGRLIWALLKQDDVHFMFLPAEPTEKDDRPALIYFCEDDAAIVQAALCAAGYSPDFFQEMIYEPGYELIPHPQEAAA, from the coding sequence ATGAGCTGCAATACTGCCTTTAATCTTCAATTGGGTGAGCTTGACTTTTATCAGGACGTGCTGGAGTTTGAAGTGATTAACCGCAGCGAAGTTGAGGGACGGCTCATCTGGGCTTTGCTGAAGCAGGATGATGTCCACTTTATGTTCTTGCCTGCCGAACCCACGGAAAAAGACGATCGCCCTGCCCTAATCTACTTTTGCGAAGACGATGCCGCGATCGTTCAGGCTGCTCTCTGTGCCGCAGGATACTCCCCTGATTTCTTCCAGGAAATGATCTACGAGCCAGGCTACGAACTTATCCCCCATCCCCAAGAAGCCGCTGCGTGA